Below is a window of Bacillota bacterium DNA.
GGCCCGGCTCGGGCGGTTTCGTTGGGGAATCGGCTGAGGCACATAGAAAGGGCCGGCCCCCGAGCTCGATGGCGCACTCGGAGGCCGGCCCCGTCCCGATATCCACGGGAAGGCCGGGAAGGATGGAACAGCGAGATCAGGTTATCAGCAGCGGCCCGTTGCTGTCAATCCTTCATGCGGGAGGCGCTTGCCGCTGGCTCCTACGAGCCAGAGCACTTCACTGACCTAATGAGCAGCCCGCCGGGGAGGTGGCACCCCCGGCGGGCCTTTGAGCGAGCACGCAGCATCGGCTACGGGGACATTGTAGTGTGCACCAGGCGATCAGCCACCGTTCACCAGGCTCAGGATGCGCCGGCGGAGATTGTCCATCTCGGGGCTGCCCACCGTGTACGGGTCCGTCTTGCCGGCGTTGATCCCCTGCCGGACCTCGCTGTGCCCCAGGAAATGGTCAGGCACCCCGGGCCACCGCTTCCGGACCACGTTCCTCCACCACCAGCAGAACGTCTGCACCTGGAGATCGGTGATCGGGTCGTCGCCGGTCGGCTGGGCGAACTCGGCGCCAAACCATCGCCGGCTGTGGCTGCCGGCGTGCCATCCCCACCGGTTCAGGGGCAGGTGGCAGGCGATCTCCCCTTCCCCGATGGTGACGTGCCAGGCGAGATACACCCTCTGGCCCGTCTCCCAGTCGATGTAGTAGGGCTCGCCGGCCGCCCACGTCGCCGTGGCGATCAGCTCGTCGTGAATGCTCCTGGACTCGCCCGACCTGGTGCCGTGCAGGATGCAGCCCTCGGGCGCCGCATCGTACCACCAGCCGACGGCGTGCCGGTTGGGGTAATCCAGGACCTGCGGCTCGAAGGTCGCGGCCTCGGGCTGCTGAGGCCCTACCCTTTTGGGAACCTCACCACCTGGAGCCGGCGATCCATCATGTTCGGGCTCACGGCGTACAGCAACGCCTCCGCCGACTGGTCGCCGTGGCTGGCAGCGTCGAACTTGCCCTCGAGGATCCTCACCACCAGCTCGGTCAGCAGGGCGTTCTGATCCAGGGCGAGCCTGGCCATCTCACCGCTCTCCTCCAGGTGCTTCCTCAGCCCCTCCACTATGGCCTGTAGCTCCATCTCCACCTCCAACAGCTCTCGGTGCTTCAGCAGGTTGCAGAAATCGAAGGCCGGATCGTCGCTGGACAGGATGAACCAGCAGCGAGCTTCGGCCCCCTCCAGCTTCGCCAGACACTCGGACAGGGGGAGGTAGCGGCCCTCCCCCAGCCAGCTATCCCACTCGGTCACGTCCACCGGCAGGCCGGTCTGAGCGCGCAGCCAGGCGGGGTCCGACCAGTTGCCGGTGCGGGCGTAGGCATGGCAGGCGACCCTCTGGAAGTGCCGCGGGACCCCCCAGGACACGATCCAGCCGTAGATCTCCCGGTAGTTGCCCACGGGCGCCAGGGGCGGTAGGGCCAGATCGACGGCATCTCCCAGATCGGAGCGGACGCCGGCCGCCGCCTCAACCCAGTAGCGCCAGAGTGCCCAGGGCTCGGTGATGCCGCCCTCCTCGGGCAGGTTGTCCTCGT
It encodes the following:
- a CDS encoding N-acetylmuramoyl-L-alanine amidase, which translates into the protein MDYPNRHAVGWWYDAAPEGCILHGTRSGESRSIHDELIATATWAAGEPYYIDWETGQRVYLAWHVTIGEGEIACHLPLNRWGWHAGSHSRRWFGAEFAQPTGDDPITDLQVQTFCWWWRNVVRKRWPGVPDHFLGHSEVRQGINAGKTDPYTVGSPEMDNLRRRILSLVNGG